Genomic DNA from Clostridium sp. BJN0013:
ATAGCTGCTATCAATACCATAAAGAGTATAACCAGGGTAGATTTAAATAAATTTTCACCTTATCCTATAATAAGCGGAAAATCCTCAGTATCTGGATATTCAGGGAAAGCCATAAAGCCTATAGCCCTTAGATTTATACAGGATTTAGCTAAAAGTCCTAAATTAAAGGGCATTCCTATAAGTGGCATGGGTGGAATAGAAAACTGGGAAGATGCAGTAGAATTTATACTTTTGGGAGCTTCAAATATTCAGGTTACTACGGCAATTATGCAGTATGGGTACAGAATAATAAAAGATTTAATCAGCGGATTATCTTACTATATGGAAGAAAAAGGATTTAATGTGTTAGAAGACTTAGTGGGTTTTGCACTCAAAAATGTAGTTCCAGCAGATGAACTGGACAGAAGTTATGTAGTGTATCCAGAGTTTACATATCGCAACTGTGTAGGCTGCGGCAGATGCTATATATCTTGTTATGATGGAGGCCATCAGGCCATAAAATGGGACTATGAAAATAGGAAACCTTCATTATTAAAAAATAAATGTGCAGGATGTCATCTGTGTCTAAACATATGTCCGGTAGAGGATATAGTATCTGGGGAGAAGATTAAAAAAATTATTTGATTTAAAGAAACAAACTGTAAGTAATGTTACAGTTTTGTTTTTAGTTTAAGGAATAATTTTATATATATTATCAAATTAAGATGAAAGCTTTCATACAATAATAATAGTAGTAATATGGAAAGGTATGGATTATGGCAAGGAGAGATGGGTATTATGTTCAATTGGATGAAACAGCCGAAAATATGTTAAGATCAGGAGATTTTTTAGGCTGCGGGCATAATGGTATAGTATATTTACTGGAAGATAATAAAGTGATTAAAATATTTAAGGATAGGAATATTTGTAAAAATGAATATGATCTTTTAAAGAAGACGGAAAAAAGTAAATATTTTCCCAGAGTATATTCTCATGGACCTCACTATATTATAAAAGATTATGTAGCAGGAGAAAGACTTGATTATTATATTAGAAAAAACGGTATAAATAAAGAAATATCCTGTGAGATTATCAAATTAATTATGGAATTTAAAAAACTTGAATTTACTAAGCTGGATATACGGTGTAAGGATTTGTATATTGATAATAATTTTTCTATAAAGGTTATAGATCCTAGAAATAATTATTCAAGAGGGGGAAACTATCCAAGACACCTTATGAAAGGTCTATATAAATTAGGGGTATTAGATGAATTTTTAGAAATGGTGAAAGAACAATATAATGAAGTTTATAAAGAATGGAGTTTTAAAATTAAAAGATATCTATATAGAGGAGTAAAGTAACAGGTAAAAAACAGAGAACTAATTTATTTACCAATAAGGGCACATTTGAGGTATAATTATCTGGAAACATTGCTAAAGAAAATATAATACAAATGAAATTATGTGGAGAGGATGAAAAGGAGAATATGGTTTTCATAGTAACAGCATTGTATTGTGAAGCAAAGCCATTTATAGATGGCTTTGCTTTAAAAAAGTATAACCTTATAAATAAATTCCAGGTGTTCAAAAATGAAGAAGTTGTCCTTGTGATAACTAAGGGAGGAGCTATAAATACGGCTTGTGCCTGTATACATATTATAGATGAATTTGAAGCTAGTGCTTATGATACTTTTATAAATATAGGTATATGTGGAAGTAAATACAAAACCGTCGACATTGGCACAACAGTACTTTGCAATAAAATAACTGAAAATATATCAAATAAGGATTTTTATCCAGATATGATCTTTAAACACCCTTTTAAAGAAGGAAACTTGGAAAGCTTCCCTAAAATAGTTAGAGAAAAAGATGCTGGAGATGTAAAAGGAGACTTTGTGGATATGGAAGGAGCTGCTTTTTTTCAGGCAGTATCTATATTTATTCCTCCCCATAGAATATATTGTTTAAAAATAGTATCTGATTATTTAAATAGCCATAACTTAATAGCATTACAAGTTACAGAGCTAATCCATAGAAGCTCAGAGAAAATATGTACATGGATAAAGGATATTTATAATCAGTATGCAAAACCTTTTGATATATTGGATGAAAAGGATATGGATTACATAAATGAAATAGCAAGCAATTTAAATTTGTCTGTTTCTATGCAGCATAAGCTTAAAAGATTGGCCAAAGGGTATAAACTTAGAAATGATAATTTGATATTGGCTCTTGAACCCTTTACTCAAATTTACTGCAAAACTAAAGTTGAAAGGAAGATGTATTTTGAAAGACTTGTATGGCAGCTGGAATCTATGTAGTTTTTCTCATATTTATGTGGAAGGAAAAGCTATGGATAATGAAAATACCAAATATATATTATCTAAATTTAAAAATTCCAGTATAATAAAAATACATCACTACAAAGATGTGTTCTCAAGGCATAATCAAGATTTTGTCCTTCAAAAGAAAAGTCCCAAAATTATATTGGCCTGTAAAGAGGGAAATCTTATTTATAAGGGAGCCAGAGTATGTGAGAGTTTTGGAAATGATCATTTTTATTATACCTCTTCCATG
This window encodes:
- the preA gene encoding NAD-dependent dihydropyrimidine dehydrogenase subunit PreA, which produces MKDLSIEFCGIECENPFFLSSSVVGNNFEMCSKALDMGWAGVVFKTIGFYIPDEVSPRFDVIGKENVPFVGFRNLEQISDHPLEENLGHMRKLKEKYPQKVLVASIMGETEEEWTKLAEMVTQIGADIIECNFSCPQMSSQSMGADVGQSPELVENYCRAVRKGSSLPILAKMTPNLSDMTIPAAASIRGGADGIAAINTIKSITRVDLNKFSPYPIISGKSSVSGYSGKAIKPIALRFIQDLAKSPKLKGIPISGMGGIENWEDAVEFILLGASNIQVTTAIMQYGYRIIKDLISGLSYYMEEKGFNVLEDLVGFALKNVVPADELDRSYVVYPEFTYRNCVGCGRCYISCYDGGHQAIKWDYENRKPSLLKNKCAGCHLCLNICPVEDIVSGEKIKKII
- a CDS encoding protein kinase; translated protein: MARRDGYYVQLDETAENMLRSGDFLGCGHNGIVYLLEDNKVIKIFKDRNICKNEYDLLKKTEKSKYFPRVYSHGPHYIIKDYVAGERLDYYIRKNGINKEISCEIIKLIMEFKKLEFTKLDIRCKDLYIDNNFSIKVIDPRNNYSRGGNYPRHLMKGLYKLGVLDEFLEMVKEQYNEVYKEWSFKIKRYLYRGVK